The genomic region AGAGATGCTGCAAGCGGCAGAGGACCATTTGCTCCTGAATCTGTCCGTCGACTCTCATATGTCCCACCGCCGTGTTTCTCTCGACGACGATATCCAACGTCGCTTTCATGCCCTCAAACTCAAAATACCAGTGGAGTTGCTGCCGCCTCCAAGTCCAAATCCAAATCTAATCGGACCAATTCCAATTCCATGCAAGGGGATGAGGAACTAGAGGCAGTCCTCGGCGACGACCTTTCCGCCAGATAAGCCGCTCTCAAGTCTTCATTGCCAACGGCCCCTGCAACGCCCTCCTCCTCCTGTACCACCATCGCCACGTCATCTTACGGCTACGATGACTTGGATGATGAGGAGGATGAAGTTGAAAAGTTGATGCGTTGGGCCAAGGACGCCGCTCGCCTCGACCCTTCTCCACCTTCTGATTCCGATGACGACCAGGACAAGTCTGAATCTGACTCCGACAGCGACGGCAACAATAGGAAGGGGAATCGGATAGGACCCGtttgtaaataaattttttgttttgtgttggtCCGctgtttgaattgaattgataCATACATATGTATGAATAAATGAAACATGGTTGGTTGGAAATGAAACATACGAATCTGACATTAGTGCATGCGATACGACGTTGTTCTTCTTTGTGAAAGAAAGCAGTAATCGACAAAACCAACAAAGACAATGATGTATGTGAAGTACCAAAgacaaggaaaaaataaaaaataacaatcaTAAAAATGTCTTCCTTCACTAGTCTGTCCATTACATTTG from Pyrus communis chromosome 4, drPyrComm1.1, whole genome shotgun sequence harbors:
- the LOC137731185 gene encoding uncharacterized protein; this translates as MYILPWSWNVQEREREMKRGNYRNTMAKKATAAADKDEVEEMLQAAEDHLLLNLSVDSHMSHRRVSLDDDIQRRFHALKLKIPVELLPPPSPNPNLIGPIPIPCKGMTALKSSLPTAPATPSSSCTTIATSSYGYDDLDDEEDEVEKLMRWAKDAARLDPSPPSDSDDDQDKSESDSDSDGNNRKGNRIGPVCK